One Lysobacter enzymogenes DNA segment encodes these proteins:
- a CDS encoding DUF192 domain-containing protein: MSKASALLVCCLLGLAGCAASEGRSWVEVGGERFQVEVAKTREERARGLMFRDRMPAGDGMVFVHDSEDLQAYWMKNTKIPLDILYFDARRRLVSQQRNVPPCSAGDRCPPYPSEAPAKYVLELNGGQAEKLKLETGAEMKFGPGIE; the protein is encoded by the coding sequence ATGTCGAAAGCGTCCGCACTGCTGGTGTGCTGCCTGTTGGGGCTGGCGGGCTGCGCCGCCAGCGAGGGCCGCAGTTGGGTCGAGGTCGGCGGCGAGCGCTTCCAGGTGGAAGTGGCCAAGACCCGCGAGGAACGCGCGCGCGGATTGATGTTCCGCGACCGGATGCCGGCCGGCGACGGCATGGTGTTCGTGCACGACAGCGAAGACCTGCAGGCCTATTGGATGAAGAACACCAAGATTCCGCTGGACATCCTGTATTTCGACGCGCGGCGGCGGCTGGTGTCGCAGCAACGCAACGTGCCGCCGTGTTCGGCCGGCGACCGCTGCCCGCCTTATCCGAGCGAGGCGCCGGCCAAGTACGTGCTGGAGCTCAACGGCGGGCAGGCGGAGAAGTTGAAGCTGGAGACCGGGGCCGAGATGAAGTTCGGGCCGGGGATCGAGTGA